The Mercurialis annua linkage group LG2, ddMerAnnu1.2, whole genome shotgun sequence genome contains a region encoding:
- the LOC126668248 gene encoding uncharacterized mitochondrial protein AtMg00810-like encodes MTTVRTILALAASQSWPLHQMDVTNAFLHGDLKEQVYIKLPFGMSTPSHNIICKLNRSLYVLKQAPRVWFEKFRSTLLGFSFTQSQYDSSLFLQRTSKGITILLVYVDDILLTGLDMEAISRIQNLLHSAFHMKDLGQLTYFLGLEVHHRPQGIFLNQHKYIQDLVNLARLKDATSVETPMEINVKYRRDEGEILEDPTLYRKLVGSLIYLTITRPYISYVVHTVSKFMQAPQHLHLSAVRRIIRYVLGTPSRGLLFPRGSSLQLQAYTDADWAGCPDTRKSTTGWCMFLGDALISWKCKKQDSISKSSTEAEYRAMSAACSEVIWLRGLLTKLGIPQVQPTPLHGDNTSAIQIAANPVYHERTKHIEVDCPPQGSLNLKLGPPLRGRNFFQILNKR; translated from the exons ATGACCACCGTGCGAACCATACTAGCTCTGGCTGCATCTCAGTCATGGCCTTTACATCAAATGGATGTTACGAATGCATTCTTACACGGTGATCTGAAGGAGCAAGTTTACATAAAACTTCCTTTTGGTATGTCTACTCCCTCACATAATATTATTTGCAAATTAAATCGCTCTTTATATGTCTTGAAGCAGGCACCACGTGTCTGGTTTGAAAAGTTCCGATCTACTCTCCTTGGATTTTCTTTTACACAAAGTCAGTATGACTCCTCGCTGTTTCTCCAAAGAACATCCAAGGGTATCACTATCCTCCTTGTTTACGTTGACGACATCCTTCTCACTGGTCTCGATATGGAGGCAATCTCCAGAATTCAGAATTTGTTGCATTCTGCTTTTCACATGAAGGACCTCGGTCAACTGACCTATTTTTTAGGATTAGAGGTGCATCATCGGCCTCAAGGAATCTTCTTGAATCAACACAAGTATATTCAAGATTTAGTTAATTTGGCTCGCCTAAAAGACGCTACATCTGTTGAAACTCCAATGGAAATTAATGTGAAATATAGACGTGACGAGGGAGAGATCCTCGAGGATCCTACTTTATATCGGAAGTTGGTTGGTAGTCTTATCTATCTTACCATCACTAGACCATACATCTCTTATGTTGTCCATACTGTTAGCAAATTCATGCAAGCCCCACAACATCTCCATCTATCTGCGGTCCGACGCATCATTAGGTATGTCCTTGGCACACCTAGTCGTGGACTACTGTTTCCTCGTGGTTCTTCACTACAACTACAAGCTTACACCGATGCTGATTGGGCAGGCTGCCCGGACACTAGGAAATCTACTACTGGATGGTGTATGTTTCTAGGAGATGCTCTTATCTCTTGGAAATGTAAGAAACAAGACTCAATTTCCAAATCCTCTACTGAGGCAGAATATCGGGCCATGTCTGCTGCATGCTCTGAGGTCATTTGGCTACGAGGTCTCCTTACAAAGCTTGGTATCCCACAAGTTCAACCTACTCCTTTACATGGAGACAACACCAGTGCAATACAAATTGCTGCCAACCCAGTCTACCACGAGCGCACGAAACACATAGAGGTTGACT GTCCACCACAGGGCTCCTTGAATCTGAAACTTGGACCTCCTTTACGTGGTAGAAActtctttcaaattttaaacaagCGGTGA